CAGTAGCAGAAATTCAGCAGTGGTGCCCAGTGTTTGGAGCATGGTTCACGCTGATACCCGGCAAACCAGCTCTCTTCAGGGGGTAAAGACCCCCATCTCCGCAGTGTGGGGCCCGCAGCACAGCCTGCACACAGTGAGTGAAGCTGTGAACTAGGAAGAAGCCAAACATTCCTGTTTGCTCGACAACACTGTATATAGGAGAATCTATCTTCACCACGACTCTCCTTCAGTCATTAACGCCTGTGCCTGCAGGACACAGGGAATGAGCTCGGACGTATGAACTGGGGCTAAGTgaagcaacaaacaaaaggtgTTACAAAgactttttattctttaaatattCTGTTCTTGATGGAGGCGCCTGCTGGTAAGAACACTCTTCTGATGTCATATCGTGGAAGGAACATTCCTCAGTTCAGAGTACTTgtattgctttgttttgttttttttattccatttgtcTTTCCACATTACATGCGGCGGTAATATCCCTTAATTGTACAAAATGCCAATTAGTGTCATTGTCAGGACCAGCAGTTAGCCTCTTCAGTAGCAATACTGGACTTTATTGAATGTACAAAAGTCGTAGATATCCTTGGCAGGGCGGCCTGTCATCTATTCCCCTCCGGGGCAAAAAGGAAGACGCaaagttattttaattttatttcccAACACTCAGCAACAACATCATAGACCtctataaaaaacaacattgagaTTTTCAGaattttgtctgtttttgtacTCTTtaaattcccccttttttcctgGGAAATTGATTGTATTGCAGCGAGCCTGTCTGAATGACTCATTAGCGTCCGTCTCCATCACACGGCTCTCCTCTTGTCTTTTTATAGCTAAGGAGATTCATCGTCATCTCAACCATTAGAACACATGCTCTCTAGTGTTTCTTTGTTGGCTATCTGGAATGCAGAAATACAAGCAGTGTTTTCTGCCAAAAGTAAAGCGGTTCTGGCCATTGCTTTGGGTATCCTCAATCGGTTGGGTACGGTTTTCAGGGATTGTTGTTATGAAGCAGGGTGGTGGATATAGAATGATGGGGAGAGGGTCACATTGGATCTGTTACAGAAATCAATTTCAGCAGAGCGGTGAGCCGCTTGGCTATCAAGCTCTTGCAGCTCAAACTGAAACGTTTCCCTTGCTGTGAGACTTTACCCACATTGCCCTGCGTTGTGATTTAATTAAGGTATTTCAAAACCTGAATGTCTTACTAGTGGGATGATTAATTGATGCATGTGGTGTCTTTGTAAAGCAAATGTAGGAGATGTACTGAAAGTAGTTGACATTTGGAAGTTTTCATTTATCTCACAGGAGCGACAACATAGAAATACATATTTCCTCATTACTGCATTCCACCTGTGTTTTAGAAATGGTTCCTTTTTAGTTCCTAATCTTTCACAGAGCTGTAGTTTCCATGAAACTGTCGTAGCAGAAACCACTAGATATTGGGCCTATAATAACCATACAACCACGTGGAAAAGGTCCTCTTTGAATAATACTATAGCAGGATTGTGCATCAGATCTTAAATACTGTCATGTTTACCAGTGTCATTACTTTGTTCCATTTTTCTTGTGTTTAGAGTTGGAGACGACGAAGAGAGTCAGGTATTGGGTCAGAGTACTGCCGCATTCACCAAAACCATTCATTCTAAAGTCTCATTCCCACTCCTAAAATGTCCCTCCTCACTGCCAGGGATGCTCTGTGGGTGTTGATGGAGGGGTTATATTTGTTTGGCGGGGGCGCTTGTGTTACAGGTACTGAtgtgcatcctttttttttttaatacctcAATTGACACAGGTCATGTCAGGCTTGGGTCATGTGTAAAATACTACGCATTAAAGTAATATTTTTACTCTTCATATACTACATCATGCCAGTGTGGCAACACCGTAGTCAGTTGAGATAtactggaaatgttttttttttttttttaagcgatgTCTGTGATTTTATATTCAGAATGACACTCTACCCCGATCAGAAAATGTGATAATGGATGTAaatattatacttttttttcttttcttttttttctttgtactgGTATGGATAGTTTTACAGCCAAatgcattcaaaatgtttttcatgttgtgAGTCATGACCGACCGTTGGCAGTATGACTGGCTGCTGTGCCTTAAACCTACGACTGAGGGACTAATGTtccttttttatataaaaacgtTTCAATAGTCAGTGCAATATATGCCTTaaactttaaatgtgttttttgtataagcatttcaaagaaataaattcagtttttcataaatgtaatttcattctTGTTTTAACCGCATATTTTTGATTTTCTCAGGTTCTTGATAATGTGCATGCTAACGGCCAtggttaaataaacattttaaattgtttggatATTATTCAAATCAGTAAATCGTCTGACAAGTCGGGGTCAAAGGTCTGCTGTGAAAACTAAGACTTTCCAAATTGCCATAGCATTAATATAGAAATGATGTGCACCACTCAGTTTCATAAATGTTTTTGTCATCTTCAAATGGAATCAAACTGCACCAACAGTTCTTGAGAGTGAATCCATTTTTGCAGTagtgaatatttaaaatgtattgctgTATAAAACCTTTTGGAAACATTACATgccatttagctgactcttttatccaaagcgacttaaagtgcattcaaccatagggatacaaactctgAACAAGAAACTGCAATTTCATCGAGTAAGCAAATTTACAACTTGTTTATACAActtgcttttctagtcttccgacctctcaaagcgctttaacactacatgacatcattcacacgcTGTAGTAGCAGTATttggttaagtgtcttgcccaaggacacattgacatgcgggttagccaggactgggatcgaacccacaaccctctggaggacgaccgtgctccccagtCGCCTACGTgagcaatgttttgaactggatgcgggaagagagtggagtagtgtgggagaatttcagaaggttagaccagtcgagctgctgcattctggaggagctgcagaggtcgaatcgCGTTTGCAGGGAGACCCATCACGTGAGAGTTAGTCAAGGCAGGAGATGGCAAGAGCCTGAATACCAGAGTACCTGCGCTgccgtattctcctgatgttttAGCGCGTGTATCTACGCAGTGATGTTGAGTCACGAAGAGTTGGCGGTCAAGTGTCACGAGGTTTCTCGCAGTGATAGTGAAGAGCATTGGACTGTCTTTTGGGTCAAGGTACTAAAACATCCAAAAGTAGTGTTAATGACGAAACTATGTAAGCAGGACagttatttgaagaaaaaaaaaatctcaactCTTGGGATCAACAAATAAACTTTATTTGCCTCAACAATTGAAGCCTGATTTCCTGCAACACAACGAAGTAAACTGATCCTTCAAGTACACACAACCAACTGATGTAGAGTATAAAAGCTCCACCAACCCTTTTATTGAAGCCATGTTATCTTACTTATTTCCCCCCCAGTACTCACCAACTTAACAACCCAaattacatctttttttaaccattcGCAATGCAGGCATTCAAATATTACAAATCAGGAGACAGTTTGTAGTGCTTGTGCAGGTGTGGTAGCTAATTAGCAAGTAAGGTAAACATTGTTGGTACGGAGTATCCCAGCCTATCCACCCgccaacacatttaaaacatccaCCCAGCCCTCCGTGATGCCACAGGAGACTTGTAGCTATGAGATTCAAATACACCTCCCAAAAACGATGCCGCTAAATATTACTGTGGATCCCAAGTGGATCCTAAGCTGCTTTATTATACTAAGCATGTTTACATCTAAATGACTTCCAAACAATGGACACTTGCTCTTTAAAAACTAACAAGGTCCGTAAAGTTGGAAACCGGGGGTTGATTTGTGGAGCATGTATGTGCCGAGAAAGTCGCTGTCTCCCTCTACTCGTCATCCTTGTCTTTGGCGCCGTGTTTGAGGATGCGCGTGAACTCTGCGTAGTTGAAGTTGCCCTTCTTGTCGATAGGCGCCTCGCGGAAGAGCTCGTCCACCTCTTCGTCCGTGAAGCGGTCGCCCATGGTGGTCAGCAGCTCCCTCAGCTGGTCCTCATGGATCACACCTAGGGGCACAGGTAAGACCCGTTCAGCTCCAAACACCTCCCCCCGACGGTGAATGGGTGAATTGGGTTCATTAGGCCGACTCACCAGATCCCTCCTCGTCAAAGCATGCGAAGGCGTTGCGTATGACATCTTCGGGGTCTGTTCCGTTGAGCCGCTCTCCAAACATGGTGAGGAACATGGTGAAGTTGATGGGTCCTGGTGCTTCGCTCATCATCCCCTCCAGGTATTCATCAGAGGGGTTCTTGCCTGAGGACAAACAACACTGTTACATACATAGTCTTTATCCTGGGACTAAACAAGTTTTTCCTTCTGCTTCGAGAAAGGCCCGCTGCTATAAACAGTGGTCAACTTATTTTGTTGTGAACCACTAAGAATGTAATCCGTAAAAAAGGCTAAAACTGAAGCAGAATAAGACATCCTGACTTTTTGCTCCAGGAACACTGGATCACAATTCAGCTCTTTAGAATATTTTGTTAAACACCCAAAAGATGCCCACTTATTTCAAATGCCCCACTCCCGTTTTATTATGACGTAAAGGCTTTATCTATATGCATAATAATTCCCTCAGAATTTAGAGATTTCTAGTCTTAGTTACAGAATATATACTACCAATGTTCCCATGCTGAGCGCTACTCCTCATGAGACCAAATGAAATGTCCTATGTAAGATATGAGGAATGGCCCCTGCAGAGCAGTGTGATATCTATCAGACTTGTAGCCATAAAAGCGAGGTGAGAACACGCCGGTGTACCCAGAGAGGCCAGCATGTCGTGCAGATCCTCCTTGTCGATGAAACCATCTCGGTTCTGGTCAATCATGTTGAACGCCTCTTTGAACTCTTGGATCTGAGACTGGTCGAACATGGCGAAGACGTTGGAGGTGGCCCTCTGAGGACGCTTCTTGGTGGTCTTTCCCTTGGCACGCTTGCTCGACATGGCGGCTGCTTGTTCTGGGCCTGTGCACGTTCAAAAAGACCCATGGATTAGATTTCAATAATGCTGCAGCATCAGGGACAACATGGCTTGGCCGTATTGCTCGTTACCACAACTTGACATGAATGCAAAGTTAAgcatccatttaaaaaaagaaaagttgaacGCTTATGCATTTTACTTATCTGACATCTGCATTAAATCCACGTGGCTCTTTAAAAACTTTTTCTCTTGTCCtcagaggaagccagagaatctttttctctggcttcctctggAGAGTGAATCACACTCGCTCTAAATGTCGGGTACAGTGATGGATGTGAAAATGACATGTCTCCACTGTGCACACTGCAGCTCACTTCAGATCCTTCCACAAATAGGCCGGTCACTCATGTTCAGGTCTTCAAGGACTTGTCCTGCatttatgtctgtgtgtgtgtgtgtgtgtgtgtgtgtgtgtgtgtgtatgtgcgtttgtgttctGTAATTGTGTTGCACCAAGTGGGAAACAGCAGACagaggacagacggacaggtggGAGGAAGCAGGTGAATGTGGCTGATTAGTCGCATATGAGGTACGACATTGTGCCCTGAGAGGTGCTGAGGTGGAGGTTATTTATtcaaggcgtgtgtgtgtgattacgcACACTTTCCTGACACGCAATGttttgtttccagtctttaaaTTTACACCTTGGAAAATACATCATCAACAGGTATAGCAATCCCAAAGTGTTTAGTTATTATATCCAGACAAGTTCTCTCAGATATTAGCAAGATGGTGGCAACAGAAAATCTCTCGATAAGCACAAGCTTTGTAAAAGATGAGACAGAGAGGTGGTGtaatttggtaaaaaaaaaaaaataataataataataataatgtatgtaTTGGATTAAACTACACCCTATATTTACTACAATTTCAAATAATTATTCTGGGGATCAACATTTGAACATATTCGTATGTTAGGGGGTAATCTCTACATCCATGTATTTTATGCACATTAAAGTAAGGCTGAACAGCGATTataatcataaataaaataGCTCTTCCATGTTCACCAAATATCAGTCTTCAAGAGCACAATTGGTCATCATATTTAGTGGGCTTTAGTAGTCCTACATTCCAGCGTCACCTGTCCTTCGTGCATAATCGCTCTCAGAAAAATAAGTGACTGCAGCGTGGAGCAGCTGTGACTATCAATTA
The Gasterosteus aculeatus chromosome 17, fGasAcu3.hap1.1, whole genome shotgun sequence DNA segment above includes these coding regions:
- the myl9b gene encoding myosin regulatory light polypeptide 9b; this encodes MSSKRAKGKTTKKRPQRATSNVFAMFDQSQIQEFKEAFNMIDQNRDGFIDKEDLHDMLASLGKNPSDEYLEGMMSEAPGPINFTMFLTMFGERLNGTDPEDVIRNAFACFDEEGSGVIHEDQLRELLTTMGDRFTDEEVDELFREAPIDKKGNFNYAEFTRILKHGAKDKDDE